In a genomic window of Streptococcus oralis:
- a CDS encoding prephenate dehydrogenase translates to MAKTIYIAGLGLIGASMALGIKRDHPDYEILGYNRSQASRDIALERGMIDRATDDFASFAPLADVIILTLPIKQTIAFIQELAGLNLKEGVIISDAGSTKAAIVEVAEEYLAGKSIRFVGAHPMAGSHKTGAASADVNLFENAYYIFTPSSLTTPETLSEMKDLLSGLHARFIEIDAKEHDQVTSQISHFPHILASGLMEQTAVYAQEHEMARRFAAGGFRDMTRIAESEPGMWTSILLSNRETILERIADFKERLEAIGQAISRGDEEQIWNFFNQARAQRQAMEIHKRGGVDSSYDLYVDVPDEEDVILRILELLRGTSLVNIHINEENREDVHGILQISFKNAQDLERAERLITENTDYTVVIK, encoded by the coding sequence ATGGCAAAAACCATCTATATCGCAGGTCTCGGTTTGATTGGTGCCTCGATGGCGCTTGGTATCAAACGCGATCATCCTGATTATGAAATTCTAGGTTATAATCGCAGTCAGGCTTCTAGAGATATTGCCTTGGAGCGGGGGATGATTGACCGTGCGACGGATGATTTTGCCAGTTTTGCTCCTCTGGCAGATGTCATCATCTTGACCTTGCCAATCAAGCAGACCATTGCTTTTATTCAGGAGTTGGCAGGTTTGAACTTGAAAGAAGGCGTCATTATCTCGGATGCGGGCTCAACCAAGGCTGCCATTGTGGAAGTGGCGGAGGAATATTTGGCTGGCAAGTCAATTCGTTTTGTCGGGGCTCATCCCATGGCTGGTAGCCACAAGACAGGAGCTGCCTCTGCCGATGTTAATCTCTTTGAAAATGCCTACTATATCTTTACTCCATCTAGCTTGACCACTCCAGAAACCCTTTCAGAAATGAAGGACCTACTTTCAGGCCTCCATGCTCGTTTCATTGAAATTGATGCCAAGGAGCACGATCAAGTAACTTCACAGATTAGCCATTTTCCCCATATCTTGGCATCAGGTCTCATGGAACAAACAGCAGTTTATGCTCAAGAACATGAGATGGCAAGACGCTTTGCGGCGGGTGGATTTCGAGATATGACTCGCATTGCGGAAAGCGAGCCAGGTATGTGGACTTCTATTCTCTTGTCTAACCGTGAGACTATTCTAGAGCGAATTGCGGATTTCAAGGAACGCTTGGAAGCGATTGGTCAGGCCATCAGCAGGGGAGATGAAGAGCAAATCTGGAACTTTTTCAACCAAGCGCGTGCGCAACGTCAGGCCATGGAAATACATAAGCGTGGTGGTGTGGACAGTTCTTATGACCTCTATGTCGACGTTCCCGATGAAGAAGATGTCATCTTGCGGATTTTGGAATTGCTACGTGGAACTTCTTTGGTTAATATCCACATCAACGAGGAAAACCGTGAGGATGTTCACGGGATTCTACAAATTTCCTTTAAAAATGCTCAAGATTTGGAACGAGCTGAGCGCTTAATTACAGAAAATACCGACTACACAGTCGTCATCAAATAA
- the aroB gene encoding 3-dehydroquinate synthase yields MKIRIDIPHHPYDIQIEKGCLAQAGQWLRELWQPQKVVIVTDNHVASLYAEKVKLSLEDAGFQVAVFDFLEGEERKNLTTVQKVYEFLVKQGLTRSDGIVALGGGVVGDLAGFVASTYMRGIHFVQIPTSLTAQVDSSIGGKTGVNTPFAKNMVGTFAQPDGVLIDPLVLETLGKRELIEGMGEVIKYGLIEDPELWALLTELDGSVESILEHAETLIEHSCQVKRKMVVEDELDNGVRLYLNFGHTIGHAIEATAGYGKVMHGEAVAMGMVQISKVAEEKGLMPEGITQSIREMCQKFGLPVDYENWDVDKLYQALTHDKKTRGNTLKLVLVPELGSATIHPVSLEEMKDYLVK; encoded by the coding sequence ATGAAAATCAGAATCGATATTCCGCATCATCCTTATGATATTCAGATTGAAAAAGGTTGTCTGGCTCAGGCTGGTCAATGGTTGCGAGAACTCTGGCAACCTCAAAAAGTGGTCATTGTAACCGACAACCATGTAGCTTCTCTCTATGCAGAGAAGGTTAAACTCAGCTTAGAAGATGCTGGTTTTCAGGTAGCTGTTTTTGACTTTTTAGAAGGCGAAGAAAGAAAGAATTTAACAACCGTTCAGAAGGTCTATGAATTTCTAGTCAAGCAAGGTCTGACTCGTAGCGATGGGATCGTGGCTCTTGGCGGTGGTGTTGTTGGGGATCTGGCTGGTTTTGTAGCCTCTACCTATATGCGGGGCATTCACTTTGTTCAGATTCCGACTAGTTTGACTGCCCAGGTTGATTCTTCTATCGGTGGAAAGACGGGTGTCAATACTCCATTTGCTAAAAATATGGTGGGAACTTTTGCCCAACCAGATGGGGTTCTGATTGACCCGCTGGTCCTTGAAACACTCGGAAAAAGGGAGTTGATTGAAGGGATGGGTGAGGTTATCAAGTATGGCTTGATTGAGGATCCAGAACTTTGGGCTCTCTTGACGGAGCTGGATGGTTCTGTAGAGAGCATTCTGGAGCATGCAGAGACTTTGATTGAACATTCTTGTCAGGTTAAGCGGAAGATGGTAGTCGAAGATGAGTTGGATAACGGTGTTCGTCTTTACCTCAATTTTGGACACACTATTGGTCATGCCATTGAAGCAACGGCCGGTTATGGCAAAGTCATGCATGGTGAGGCCGTGGCCATGGGGATGGTGCAGATTTCCAAGGTTGCTGAGGAAAAAGGTCTTATGCCAGAAGGAATAACCCAGTCCATTAGAGAGATGTGCCAGAAATTTGGTTTGCCAGTTGACTATGAAAACTGGGATGTTGACAAGCTCTATCAGGCTTTGACTCATGATAAGAAAACGCGTGGCAACACCTTGAAACTGGTCTTGGTACCAGAGCTTGGTTCAGCGACCATTCACCCAGTTTCTCTGGAAGAGATGAAAGACTACTTGGTAAAATAA
- the aroD gene encoding type I 3-dehydroquinate dehydratase → MKLIVSVMPRSLEEAQELDATRYEDADIIEWRADFLTKDAILQVAPAIFEKFAGRELVFTLRTRAEGGEIELSSEEYVQIIKEVTQLYQPDYVDFEYFSYKDVFEEMLDFPNLVLSYHNFQETPENMMEILSELTSLSPKVVKVSVMAHTEQDVLDLMNYTRGFKTLNPEQEYVTISMGKMGKVSRITSDVTGSSWSFASLDEASAPGQISLSNMKKIREILDEA, encoded by the coding sequence ATGAAATTAATCGTTTCAGTGATGCCAAGAAGTTTAGAAGAAGCGCAAGAACTGGATGCAACTAGGTATGAAGATGCCGATATCATTGAGTGGCGTGCGGACTTTCTTACAAAGGACGCTATTTTACAGGTAGCACCCGCTATCTTTGAGAAATTTGCAGGACGCGAACTGGTCTTTACCCTTCGGACTCGAGCTGAGGGAGGAGAAATCGAACTTTCCTCAGAAGAGTATGTTCAAATCATCAAGGAAGTTACTCAACTCTATCAGCCGGATTATGTAGATTTTGAGTATTTCAGCTATAAGGACGTTTTTGAGGAAATGTTGGATTTTCCAAATCTGGTTTTGAGTTACCATAATTTCCAGGAGACACCTGAAAACATGATGGAGATTTTGTCTGAGTTGACCAGTCTCTCTCCGAAAGTGGTCAAGGTATCAGTTATGGCCCATACGGAGCAGGATGTTTTAGATCTGATGAACTACACACGAGGATTTAAGACACTCAATCCTGAGCAAGAGTACGTGACCATTTCCATGGGGAAAATGGGCAAGGTATCACGCATTACTTCAGATGTGACGGGTTCAAGTTGGTCATTTGCTAGTCTGGATGAAGCGAGTGCCCCAGGTCAGATTTCGCTATCAAACATGAAGAAAATCAGGGAGATTTTGGATGAAGCTTGA
- the aroC gene encoding chorismate synthase — MRYLTAGESHGPRLTAIIEGIPAGLPLTVEDINDDLKRRQGGYGRGGRMKIESDQVVFTSGVRHGKTTGAPITMDVINKDHQKWLDIMSAEDIEDRLKSKRKITHPRPGHADLVGGIKYRFDDLRNSLERSSARETTMRVAVGAVAKRLLAELDMEIANHVVVFGGKEIDVPENLTVAEIKERAAQSEVSIVNQEREQEIKDYIDQIKRDGDTIGGVVETVVGGVPVGLGSYVQWDRKLDARLAQAVVSINAFKGVEFGLGFEAGYRKGSQVMDEILWSKEDGYTRRTNNLGGFEGGMTNGQPIVVRGVMKPIPTLYKPLMSVDIETHEPYKATVERSDPTALPAAGVVMEAVVATVLAQEILEKFSSDNLEELKEAVTKHREYTKNY; from the coding sequence ATGAGATATTTAACTGCAGGAGAATCACACGGCCCCCGTTTGACAGCCATCATTGAAGGAATTCCTGCTGGACTTCCTTTGACAGTAGAGGACATCAATGACGACCTTAAACGCCGTCAGGGTGGCTACGGTCGTGGTGGTCGTATGAAGATTGAGAGTGACCAGGTTGTCTTTACATCAGGCGTTCGCCACGGGAAGACGACAGGGGCTCCGATTACCATGGATGTTATCAATAAAGACCACCAGAAATGGCTGGATATCATGTCTGCGGAGGACATTGAAGACCGCCTTAAAAGCAAACGAAAAATCACCCATCCACGTCCCGGTCATGCCGATTTGGTTGGGGGCATCAAGTACCGTTTTGACGATTTGCGAAATTCTTTGGAGCGTTCATCAGCTCGTGAAACAACCATGCGAGTAGCAGTTGGAGCAGTAGCCAAACGTCTCTTAGCTGAACTGGATATGGAGATTGCCAACCATGTCGTGGTCTTTGGTGGCAAGGAAATCGATGTACCTGAAAATCTGACAGTGGCTGAGATTAAGGAACGAGCTGCCCAGTCTGAAGTTTCTATTGTCAACCAAGAGCGGGAACAGGAAATCAAGGACTATATTGACCAAATCAAACGTGACGGTGATACCATCGGTGGGGTTGTAGAGACAGTCGTCGGAGGCGTTCCAGTTGGCCTTGGCTCCTATGTCCAATGGGACAGAAAATTGGATGCGCGATTGGCCCAAGCAGTTGTTTCTATCAATGCCTTTAAAGGGGTGGAATTTGGTCTTGGATTTGAAGCTGGTTACCGCAAAGGCAGCCAAGTTATGGATGAAATTCTCTGGTCTAAAGAAGACGGCTATACTCGTCGTACCAATAATCTAGGTGGTTTTGAAGGTGGTATGACCAATGGGCAACCAATTGTTGTTCGTGGAGTTATGAAACCCATTCCCACTCTTTACAAACCACTTATGAGTGTGGATATCGAAACCCACGAACCTTACAAGGCAACCGTGGAGAGAAGTGATCCGACCGCTCTGCCAGCAGCTGGGGTAGTCATGGAAGCTGTTGTAGCAACGGTTCTGGCGCAAGAAATCCTTGAAAAATTTTCATCGGACAACCTAGAGGAATTAAAAGAAGCGGTAACCAAACACCGTGAGTATACAAAGAACTATTAA
- a CDS encoding YlbF/YmcA family competence regulator, giving the protein MSNIYDSANELSRGLRELPEYKAVKVAKDAIQADEQASKIFADYLAFQQEIQVMAQTGQMPDASFQEKMQSFSKQIQENALLSDFFAKQQQLSIYLSDIEKIVFEPVSELLK; this is encoded by the coding sequence ATGTCAAATATTTACGATAGTGCAAATGAACTTAGTCGCGGATTACGCGAATTACCAGAATACAAGGCGGTTAAGGTAGCCAAAGATGCCATCCAAGCTGATGAACAAGCTAGCAAGATTTTTGCAGACTACCTCGCTTTCCAGCAAGAAATCCAAGTCATGGCGCAAACGGGACAAATGCCAGACGCCTCTTTCCAAGAAAAGATGCAGTCTTTCAGCAAACAAATCCAAGAGAACGCTCTTTTGTCAGATTTCTTTGCCAAACAGCAACAATTGTCCATTTATCTTTCGGACATTGAAAAAATTGTCTTTGAACCTGTTTCAGAATTATTGAAATAG
- a CDS encoding shikimate dehydrogenase has product MKLDGYTRLAAVVANPIKHSISPFIHNRAFEATATNCAYVAWEIEAGDLAETVANIRRYQMFGINLSMPYKEQVIPYLDELSDEARLIGAVNTVVNQDGTLIGYNTDGKGFFKSLPSFTISDKKMTILGAGGAAKSILAQAILDGASQISVFVRSASIEKTRPYLDKLQEQTGFKVDLYALEDISELQEKIAKTDLLVNATSVGMDGKSSPIPESIVLPEALLVADIIYQPFETPFLKWAKGQGNQAINGLGMLLYQAAEAFQLWTGKEMPTDEIWQSLTEKYQ; this is encoded by the coding sequence ATGAAGCTTGATGGCTATACACGTTTAGCTGCGGTTGTTGCCAATCCCATCAAACACTCTATTTCACCCTTTATCCACAATAGGGCCTTTGAGGCGACAGCTACCAATTGTGCCTATGTAGCTTGGGAGATTGAAGCGGGTGATTTGGCAGAAACAGTCGCCAATATTCGCCGTTACCAGATGTTTGGTATCAACCTGTCTATGCCTTACAAGGAGCAAGTGATTCCTTATCTGGATGAGTTGAGTGATGAGGCTCGTTTGATTGGGGCGGTCAATACAGTTGTTAATCAAGACGGAACGTTAATTGGATATAATACAGATGGCAAGGGATTTTTTAAGAGCTTGCCTTCTTTTACAATCTCAGATAAGAAAATGACCATTCTGGGAGCAGGTGGTGCGGCCAAATCCATTTTGGCGCAGGCTATTTTGGATGGTGCCAGTCAGATTTCAGTCTTTGTTCGTTCAGCTTCTATAGAAAAAACAAGACCTTACCTAGATAAGTTGCAGGAGCAAACAGGCTTTAAAGTGGACTTGTATGCTTTAGAAGATATTTCTGAACTGCAAGAAAAGATTGCCAAGACGGACCTACTCGTCAATGCCACTAGTGTGGGGATGGATGGCAAATCATCCCCAATTCCTGAAAGCATAGTCTTACCAGAGGCTCTATTGGTGGCAGATATTATTTACCAACCCTTTGAGACCCCATTTTTGAAATGGGCCAAAGGTCAGGGGAATCAAGCAATCAATGGCCTTGGAATGTTGCTCTATCAAGCTGCTGAAGCTTTTCAACTGTGGACAGGTAAAGAAATGCCGACAGACGAGATTTGGCAGTCCTTAACAGAAAAATATCAATAA